The proteins below come from a single Leptidea sinapis chromosome Z, ilLepSina1.1, whole genome shotgun sequence genomic window:
- the LOC126979102 gene encoding uncharacterized protein LOC126979102 yields MDDLIENMKRKLSIGNIVDYIKNENKTSEIEKENSDKVIIHDTVSNSEKGGTISKEVKDDIAPMKTLGDIKIKSSNSGSPQQNLNVLQKPSQNQQEKAKDELFYYEDDNKFDCFN; encoded by the exons ATGGatgatttaattgaaaatatgaaAAGGAAATTATCAATAGGCAATATTGTCGACTACATTAAAAACG AAAACAAAACATCGGaaattgaaaaagaaaattCTGACAAAGTAATAATTCATGATACTGTAAGTAATAGTGAAAAGGGTGGAACTATATCAAAAGAGGTGAAGGATGACATTGCCCCTATGAAGACCTTAGGagatatcaaaattaaatctaGCAACAGTGGGTCTCCtcaacaaaatttaaatgtacTACAGAAACCAAGCCAAAATCAGCAAGAAAAGGCAAAGGATGAACTATTTTACTATGAGGATGATAATAAATTTGACTGTTTTAATTAG